In Clostridium sporogenes, one genomic interval encodes:
- the queD gene encoding 6-carboxytetrahydropterin synthase QueD, with product MYILKAEHTFDSAHFLAGYEGKCGNIHGHRWKVEIQVQSKSLVQGGQLDGMVIDFGDLKKDVKSMVDYYDHALIIEKGTMREQSLNSLREDGFRIIEVNFRPTAENFALFFYKTMKDKGYNVKSSTVYETPNNSATYEESGVN from the coding sequence ATGTATATTTTAAAGGCGGAACATACTTTTGATAGTGCTCATTTTCTTGCAGGTTATGAAGGTAAATGTGGAAATATTCATGGACATAGATGGAAGGTTGAAATTCAGGTTCAGTCAAAATCATTAGTACAAGGCGGTCAGCTTGATGGAATGGTAATAGACTTTGGGGATTTGAAAAAAGATGTTAAATCTATGGTGGATTATTATGATCATGCATTGATAATAGAAAAGGGAACTATGAGGGAACAATCACTAAACTCATTAAGAGAAGATGGTTTTCGTATAATAGAAGTTAATTTTAGACCAACAGCAGAAAATTTTGCATTATTTTTCTATAAAACCATGAAGGATAAAGGATATAATGTAAAAAGTTCTACAGTTTATGAAACTCCTAATAATAGTGCTACCTACGAAGAAAGTGGGGTTAATTAA
- a CDS encoding acyl-CoA dehydratase activase — translation MRLLGIDLGSREVKIVLMENSIIVQKKKVSTMKFYRDYCSFNGKVIVDLEKLNIEGIDKAISTGYGKNNTDLKLFTPINEIKAHVYGAIYQSKLKNFILLDVGGQDVKVVKVEKGIVTDLELNEKCAASCGRYLENMANVLEISLDEMSRYSENPVDLNSTCAVFSESELIGKIAEGVQIERLCAGVNYSLYKRLQPLLSKFRGKKLVLTGGVASNNSIKKYLNNDYEEIVSVEDPQFNGAIGCCYFGLEFLK, via the coding sequence ATGAGGTTATTGGGAATAGATCTTGGAAGTAGAGAAGTTAAGATTGTTTTAATGGAAAACAGTATTATAGTTCAAAAGAAAAAAGTAAGTACCATGAAATTTTACAGAGATTACTGTAGCTTTAATGGCAAGGTTATAGTAGATTTAGAAAAACTAAATATAGAAGGAATTGATAAAGCAATATCAACGGGCTATGGGAAAAATAATACGGATTTAAAGCTTTTTACACCAATAAATGAGATAAAGGCTCATGTTTATGGAGCAATTTATCAAAGTAAACTAAAAAATTTTATACTTTTAGATGTAGGTGGGCAAGATGTTAAAGTGGTAAAGGTAGAAAAAGGCATTGTTACTGATTTGGAGCTTAATGAAAAATGTGCTGCTTCCTGTGGAAGATATTTAGAGAATATGGCAAATGTCCTTGAAATATCTTTAGATGAAATGAGCAGGTACTCAGAAAATCCTGTGGATTTAAATTCCACCTGTGCAGTATTCTCAGAGTCAGAATTAATTGGAAAAATAGCTGAAGGGGTACAAATAGAAAGATTATGTGCTGGAGTTAACTACTCTTTGTATAAAAGGCTACAGCCTCTTTTAAGTAAATTTAGAGGTAAGAAATTAGTTCTAACTGGTGGTGTTGCTAGTAATAATTCAATAAAAAAATATTTAAATAATGATTATGAAGAAATAGTCTCCGTAGAAGATCCTCAGTTTAATGGTGCCATTGGATGTTGTTATTTTGGATTGGAATTTTTAAAATAA
- a CDS encoding 2-hydroxyacyl-CoA dehydratase family protein, whose amino-acid sequence MKKIGLTTTVPVEVIVAAGYTPVDLNNMFITSENYLKYIDIAERDGFPKSLCAWIKGIYGACLENNIKEIVGVMEGDCSNTKALIEVFKLRGIKIYPFSFPHSHSLRDVEIEIRKFMDIFNVNEDKVEQVRKILNRVRKLAKKIDEMTYIDNKVNGFENHLYQVSLSDFNGNIDKFEKHLKKVIEDMEKREPINKKLRLGYIGVPPMTGDIYEFSEKLNAYFVYNEVQREFAFPRGIEAANIFEQYYNYTYPYDNEFRIKELKKQIETRKIDAIIHYTQAFCHRAVEDIVLKKELDIPMLNIEGDKLNTLDARTKLRLEAFLDMLLDLKERN is encoded by the coding sequence ATGAAAAAAATAGGATTAACAACTACAGTGCCAGTGGAAGTTATTGTTGCAGCAGGATATACACCAGTAGATTTAAATAATATGTTTATAACTTCAGAGAATTATTTAAAATATATAGATATAGCTGAAAGAGATGGTTTCCCTAAAAGCTTATGTGCTTGGATAAAGGGGATTTATGGAGCATGTCTAGAAAATAATATTAAAGAAATAGTTGGAGTTATGGAGGGGGATTGTTCTAATACTAAAGCCCTTATTGAGGTTTTTAAACTAAGAGGAATAAAAATTTATCCATTTTCATTTCCCCATAGTCATAGTTTAAGGGATGTAGAAATTGAAATAAGAAAGTTCATGGATATCTTCAATGTTAACGAGGATAAGGTAGAACAGGTTAGAAAAATATTAAATAGAGTTAGAAAGCTAGCAAAAAAAATAGATGAAATGACTTATATAGATAATAAGGTTAATGGTTTTGAAAACCATCTATATCAGGTGAGCTTAAGTGACTTTAATGGAAACATAGATAAATTTGAGAAACACCTTAAAAAAGTCATTGAGGATATGGAGAAAAGAGAGCCAATAAATAAAAAATTAAGATTAGGCTATATAGGAGTTCCTCCAATGACTGGAGATATATATGAGTTTAGTGAAAAATTAAATGCTTATTTTGTATATAACGAAGTTCAAAGAGAATTTGCTTTTCCTAGGGGGATAGAAGCTGCAAATATATTTGAACAGTATTATAATTACACCTATCCTTATGATAATGAGTTTAGAATTAAGGAATTGAAAAAGCAAATAGAAACGAGAAAGATAGATGCTATAATCCATTACACTCAGGCTTTTTGTCATAGAGCTGTTGAAGATATAGTATTAAAAAAAGAATTAGATATACCTATGTTAAATATTGAAGGGGATAAGTTAAATACATTAGATGCAAGAACTAAGCTTAGATTAGAAGCTTTTCTTGATATGTTATTAGATTTAAAGGAGCGGAATTAA
- a CDS encoding helix-turn-helix transcriptional regulator: protein MKINRLLAIVVMLLNREKISASELAEKFEVSVRTIYRDIEAINLAGIPIVSQIGNNGGFYIIDNYKINHQLLTLEDMISIIEALKNMNKFLDNKNVEMAIEKVKNIVPKEKKEVFDLHFEQMCIDTLPWGFKKCEEENLKYKIIYDAVGSQNCIAFDYRNSKGEYNWRQVEPLTLVFKGFSWYLFSFCKLKNDYRFFKLSRMENLTVLHEKINENRISYKEYIDISESEQVPTRIVLKFSERVRYRIDDCFDKDEMKFQEDGSVIIDTYLLEDDWVYSMILSYGEYVEVLEPNHIREIIKDKCKKINDLYSNMT from the coding sequence ATGAAAATTAATAGATTATTGGCAATTGTTGTAATGCTTTTAAATAGAGAAAAAATATCCGCATCAGAATTAGCTGAAAAATTTGAGGTTTCTGTAAGAACAATTTATAGAGATATTGAAGCAATTAATCTTGCTGGAATTCCTATAGTTTCTCAAATTGGAAATAATGGAGGATTTTATATTATAGATAACTATAAAATCAATCATCAACTTTTAACATTAGAAGATATGATTTCAATTATAGAAGCTCTAAAAAACATGAATAAATTTTTAGATAATAAAAATGTTGAAATGGCCATTGAAAAGGTAAAGAATATTGTTCCTAAAGAAAAAAAAGAAGTATTTGATTTACATTTTGAGCAAATGTGTATAGATACATTACCTTGGGGCTTCAAAAAATGTGAAGAAGAAAACTTAAAATACAAGATTATATATGATGCTGTAGGTAGCCAAAACTGTATAGCCTTTGATTATAGAAACTCAAAAGGTGAATATAATTGGAGACAGGTAGAACCATTAACTCTTGTTTTTAAAGGTTTTTCATGGTATTTATTTTCCTTTTGCAAATTAAAAAATGATTACCGATTTTTCAAATTATCAAGAATGGAAAATTTAACTGTTTTACATGAAAAAATTAATGAAAATAGAATTTCCTATAAAGAATATATAGATATTAGTGAGAGTGAACAAGTACCTACAAGAATTGTATTAAAGTTTTCTGAAAGAGTTAGATATAGAATAGACGATTGTTTTGATAAAGATGAAATGAAGTTTCAAGAAGATGGTAGTGTAATTATAGATACATATTTATTAGAAGATGACTGGGTATATTCCATGATATTAAGTTATGGAGAATATGTGGAAGTACTTGAACCCAATCATATTAGAGAAATTATAAAGGATAAATGTAAAAAAATTAATGATCTATATTCAAATATGACATAG
- a CDS encoding effector binding domain-containing protein, producing the protein MEQKYCQSCGMPMSEDLYSTELNNKKNHEYCIYCYENGAFKHPNLTMEQMIDVCIPFMKEKGMKEDEAIALMKNCLPNLKRWGKEDIITKVVEKDKMIIVGKEVRTTNKDGAFMAVIPTLWEEFKNKKLGDKILNKVNKDEILGLYTDYENKEFGLYSFMVGFQVTDKNSIPEGMTYKVIPTAKYCVVTAKGKMPDKIGAAWGYIWNAGLERTYTGDFELYDKRYDGTENSEVDIYVAIK; encoded by the coding sequence ATGGAACAAAAATATTGTCAAAGTTGTGGAATGCCAATGAGTGAAGATCTTTATAGTACTGAATTAAATAATAAAAAAAATCATGAATATTGTATTTATTGTTATGAAAATGGAGCTTTTAAGCATCCAAATTTAACTATGGAACAAATGATAGACGTATGTATACCTTTTATGAAAGAAAAAGGAATGAAGGAAGATGAAGCAATAGCATTAATGAAAAATTGTTTACCTAATTTAAAGAGATGGGGAAAAGAAGATATAATTACTAAAGTAGTAGAAAAAGATAAAATGATAATAGTTGGAAAAGAAGTAAGAACAACTAACAAAGATGGTGCCTTTATGGCTGTAATTCCAACGCTTTGGGAAGAGTTTAAGAACAAAAAACTTGGGGACAAAATATTAAATAAAGTAAATAAAGATGAGATTTTAGGTTTATATACTGATTATGAAAATAAAGAATTTGGCTTATATTCTTTTATGGTGGGATTTCAAGTTACAGATAAAAATTCTATACCAGAAGGTATGACATATAAAGTGATACCAACTGCAAAATATTGTGTAGTAACAGCTAAAGGCAAAATGCCCGATAAAATAGGAGCAGCTTGGGGATATATATGGAATGCAGGACTTGAAAGAACCTATACAGGAGATTTTGAACTCTATGATAAAAGATATGATGGAACCGAAAATTCTGAAGTAGACATTTATGTAGCTATCAAATAA